The following coding sequences are from one Bradyrhizobium sp. WSM471 window:
- a CDS encoding DUF1328 domain-containing protein: MTILKWALIFLLVSIVAGVLGFTGISAASADIARFLFYVFVVIFLVLLILGLTIFRA; this comes from the coding sequence ATGACGATCCTGAAATGGGCGCTGATATTCTTACTCGTCTCGATCGTGGCCGGCGTGCTCGGCTTCACCGGCATCTCGGCCGCCTCCGCCGACATCGCCCGCTTCCTGTTCTACGTGTTCGTCGTGATTTTCCTGGTGCTGCTGATCCTGGGACTCACGATATTCAGGGCGTAG
- the egtD gene encoding L-histidine N(alpha)-methyltransferase: MNVHASALAEAHLPDEQTTAFAREAIEDLSQQPKKLSPKYFYDAAGSELFEAITRLPEYYPTRTELAILKERGSEIAKIIPEHAALVEFGAGATTKVRLLLNHCKFAAYVPVDISGDFLTAQANGLKRDFPSLGIYPVAADFTTPFELPKAVATMPKVGFFPGSTIGNFEPHEAQAFLKSARAILGRGAQMIIGADLEKEERLLHDAYNDAAGVTARFNLNVLVRINRELGGNFDLSAFTHRAIYNRERHRIEMHLISKKSQTVRLLGTSFSFRAGESIHTENSYKYSLERFAALAQGAGWRVRESWTDAAKMFSVHALEAAE, translated from the coding sequence ATGAATGTGCACGCCAGCGCTTTGGCCGAAGCCCATCTTCCCGACGAGCAGACCACTGCCTTCGCGCGCGAGGCCATCGAGGACCTCTCGCAGCAGCCGAAAAAGCTGTCGCCGAAATATTTCTATGATGCGGCCGGATCGGAATTGTTCGAGGCAATCACGCGCCTGCCCGAATATTACCCGACGCGCACGGAGCTTGCGATCCTGAAGGAGCGCGGCAGCGAGATCGCGAAAATCATCCCGGAGCACGCGGCCCTTGTCGAATTCGGCGCAGGCGCGACCACAAAGGTCCGCCTGCTGCTCAACCACTGCAAGTTCGCGGCCTATGTGCCCGTCGACATCTCCGGCGATTTCCTGACGGCGCAGGCGAACGGCCTGAAGCGGGATTTTCCGTCACTCGGCATCTACCCGGTGGCGGCCGACTTCACCACACCGTTCGAGCTGCCCAAGGCGGTGGCGACCATGCCCAAGGTCGGGTTCTTCCCGGGCTCGACCATCGGCAATTTCGAGCCCCATGAAGCGCAGGCCTTCCTGAAGAGCGCGCGCGCTATTCTGGGCCGGGGTGCGCAGATGATCATCGGCGCCGACCTCGAGAAGGAGGAGCGCCTGCTCCACGACGCCTATAACGATGCCGCCGGCGTCACCGCGCGCTTCAACCTCAATGTGCTGGTGCGGATCAACCGCGAACTCGGCGGCAATTTCGACCTCTCCGCCTTCACCCATCGCGCGATCTACAATCGCGAACGGCACCGCATCGAGATGCACCTGATCAGTAAGAAGAGCCAGACCGTGCGCCTGCTTGGCACCAGCTTTTCGTTCCGCGCGGGCGAGAGCATCCACACCGAGAACAGCTACAAATACAGCCTCGAGCGCTTCGCCGCGCTGGCGCAGGGCGCAGGCTGGCGGGTGCGCGAGAGCTGGACGGATGCGGCGAAGATGTTCTCGGTGCACGCGCTGGAGGCGGCGGAGTAG
- a CDS encoding PaaI family thioesterase encodes MHELTKAPPPRRPDLHVATDGEFQGWRTWIRDSFESHIGPFWHKIENDGSVRSAFRVEKKHLNGSGNVHGGCFMAFADYCLFAIATHELDGPAVTTNFACDFLDAAREGELIECVGEVSRAGGSLIFLRGKLTSGGRPLFTFSGTIKRVKRKPALQPNA; translated from the coding sequence TTGCATGAATTGACCAAAGCGCCCCCGCCTCGCCGCCCCGACCTCCACGTCGCCACCGACGGGGAATTCCAGGGCTGGCGAACCTGGATTCGCGACAGTTTTGAGAGCCATATCGGCCCGTTCTGGCACAAGATCGAGAACGACGGCAGCGTTCGCTCGGCGTTCCGGGTCGAGAAAAAGCACCTCAACGGCTCCGGAAACGTCCATGGCGGCTGCTTCATGGCGTTTGCCGACTATTGCCTGTTCGCGATCGCCACCCACGAGCTGGATGGCCCAGCCGTGACCACCAATTTCGCCTGCGACTTCCTCGACGCGGCGCGCGAAGGCGAGCTGATCGAATGCGTCGGCGAAGTCTCCCGCGCCGGCGGCTCGCTGATCTTCCTGCGCGGCAAGCTGACATCAGGCGGGCGGCCCCTGTTCACCTTCTCCGGCACGATCAAGCGGGTGAAGCGGAAGCCGGCACTGCAGCCAAACGCATAG
- a CDS encoding low temperature requirement protein A produces the protein MAADNPRGAMFRVILPNQHSRVTNAELFFDLVFVFAITQVSHTLLHHFTPLGAVHVAVLFLAVWWVWVYTAWVTNWLDPELTPVRILIFLMMLGGLVLSTTIPTAFEGRGLWFAIAYATMQVGRTAFWMFATPHHRTAVRHNAIRILTWLSVSAIFWILGGLAHDEARLWFWIVALTIEYISPAVRFWVPKLGFSSVEAWAVEGGHMAERCSLFVIIALGEAVVVNGATFAELAWTADNMLAFVSALVGSIAMWWVYFHRGAEAGAERISKSEESGRLARLAYTYLHMPIVAGIILTAVSDELVLKHPVGHSDIRTIVSTIGGPLLFLVGTILFKHAIRGFLQLSHGIGIIALAALSWFAAELSPLWLSVAATVIMIVVAVWESVSLGSTPEEAEEH, from the coding sequence ATGGCTGCGGACAATCCGCGCGGCGCGATGTTTCGCGTCATCCTGCCAAACCAGCACAGCCGCGTCACCAATGCCGAGCTGTTCTTCGACCTGGTCTTCGTTTTCGCGATCACGCAGGTCTCGCACACGCTGCTGCACCATTTCACGCCGCTCGGTGCCGTGCACGTCGCGGTGCTGTTCCTCGCGGTATGGTGGGTGTGGGTCTACACCGCCTGGGTCACCAACTGGCTCGATCCCGAGCTGACGCCGGTCCGGATCCTGATCTTCCTGATGATGCTGGGCGGCCTCGTGCTGTCGACGACGATCCCGACCGCCTTCGAGGGGCGCGGCCTGTGGTTTGCGATCGCCTACGCAACGATGCAGGTCGGGCGCACCGCCTTCTGGATGTTTGCAACGCCGCACCATCGAACTGCGGTCCGGCACAATGCGATCCGCATCCTGACGTGGCTCTCGGTCTCCGCGATCTTCTGGATTCTCGGCGGCCTCGCCCATGACGAGGCGCGGCTATGGTTCTGGATCGTGGCGCTGACGATCGAATACATCTCGCCAGCGGTGCGCTTCTGGGTCCCCAAGCTGGGCTTCTCGTCGGTCGAGGCCTGGGCTGTCGAAGGCGGCCACATGGCCGAGCGCTGCTCGCTCTTCGTCATCATCGCGCTCGGCGAGGCCGTCGTCGTCAACGGCGCGACCTTCGCCGAGCTGGCCTGGACCGCAGACAACATGCTGGCCTTCGTCTCCGCGCTGGTCGGCAGCATCGCGATGTGGTGGGTCTATTTCCACAGGGGTGCCGAGGCCGGCGCCGAGCGCATCTCGAAATCCGAGGAATCCGGCCGGTTGGCGCGGCTCGCCTACACCTATCTACATATGCCGATCGTCGCCGGCATCATCCTGACCGCGGTCTCGGACGAGCTGGTGCTGAAGCATCCGGTCGGGCATTCCGATATCAGGACTATCGTCAGCACGATCGGCGGTCCCTTGCTGTTCCTGGTCGGCACCATCCTGTTCAAGCACGCGATCCGCGGCTTCCTCCAGCTCTCGCACGGGATTGGCATCATCGCGCTCGCGGCGCTGTCGTGGTTCGCCGCCGAACTGTCCCCGCTATGGCTGTCGGTCGCCGCGACGGTGATCATGATCGTTGTTGCGGTGTGGGAATCGGTCTCGCTGGGATCGACGCCGGAAGAAGCCGAGGAGCATTGA
- the purL gene encoding phosphoribosylformylglycinamidine synthase subunit PurL — MKNEPKITPELIAAHGLKPDEYERILKLIGREPSFTELGIFSAMWNEHCSYKSSRLHLKGLPTKAPWVIQGPGENAGVIDIGDGQAVVFKMESHNHPSYIEPYQGATTGVGGILRDVFTMGARPIACLNALSFGAPEHARTRHLVSGVVAGVGGYGNSFGVPTVGGQVRFHTRYDGNILVNAMAVGLADTDKIFYAAASGVNMPIVYLGSKTGRDGIHGASMASAEFDDKSEEKRPTVQVGDPFAEKLLLEACLEIMEKGCVIAIQDMGAAGLTCSAVEMGAKGDLGVDLDLDAVPTREIGMSAYEMMLSESQERMLMVLKPEKEKEAEAIFKKWGLDFAVVGYTTPSKRFVVKHGGDVMADLPIKELGDEAPLYDRPHVPSAALPVVHAREVAAPMGLGAALEKLIGTPDMCSKRWVWEQYDHVILGNTMQRPGGDAAVVRVQDGPKGLALTVDVTPRYCEADPYQGGMQAVAEAWRNITAVGGKPLAITDNLNFGNPERPEIMGQFVGCLKGISEACRTLDFPVVSGNVSLYNETNGRAILPTPSIGGVGLLDDFTKSASLAFKAEGEAILLIGDTHGWLGQSVYLRDICGREEGAPPPVDLAAEKRNGDCVRGMIHAGTATAVHDLSDGGLLIALAEMAMASGIGAKLLAAPTALVPQAYWFGEDQARYLVTVPETEAGRVLAKMRGCEVPCVRIGTTGGDAIAIAGEAPVTIEALRTSFERWLPEYMGGKAA; from the coding sequence ATGAAGAACGAACCCAAGATCACCCCCGAGCTGATTGCCGCCCACGGGCTCAAGCCCGACGAATATGAGCGCATCCTGAAGCTGATCGGCCGGGAGCCGAGCTTCACCGAACTCGGCATCTTCTCGGCGATGTGGAACGAGCACTGCTCGTACAAATCCTCGCGCCTCCATCTGAAGGGCTTGCCGACCAAGGCGCCTTGGGTGATCCAGGGCCCGGGCGAGAATGCCGGCGTGATCGACATCGGCGACGGCCAGGCCGTGGTCTTCAAGATGGAGAGCCACAACCACCCGAGCTACATCGAGCCATACCAGGGCGCGACCACCGGCGTCGGCGGTATCTTGCGCGACGTCTTCACGATGGGCGCGCGGCCGATCGCCTGCCTCAACGCGCTGAGCTTCGGCGCTCCCGAGCATGCCAGGACGCGCCATCTCGTTTCCGGTGTCGTCGCCGGCGTCGGCGGCTATGGCAATTCCTTCGGCGTGCCGACGGTCGGCGGCCAGGTCCGCTTCCACACCCGCTATGACGGCAACATCCTCGTCAACGCGATGGCGGTCGGCCTCGCCGATACCGACAAGATCTTCTATGCGGCCGCCTCCGGCGTGAACATGCCGATCGTCTATCTCGGCTCCAAGACCGGCCGCGACGGCATTCACGGCGCCTCGATGGCCTCGGCCGAGTTCGACGACAAGTCCGAAGAGAAGCGTCCGACCGTCCAGGTCGGCGATCCCTTCGCCGAAAAGCTGCTGCTCGAGGCCTGTCTCGAGATCATGGAGAAGGGCTGCGTCATCGCGATCCAGGACATGGGCGCGGCGGGGCTGACGTGTTCGGCGGTCGAGATGGGCGCCAAGGGCGACCTCGGCGTCGACCTCGATCTCGATGCGGTGCCGACGCGTGAGATCGGCATGAGCGCCTACGAGATGATGCTCTCGGAGAGCCAGGAGCGCATGCTCATGGTGCTCAAGCCCGAGAAGGAGAAAGAGGCCGAGGCGATCTTCAAGAAGTGGGGCCTCGATTTCGCTGTGGTCGGCTACACCACGCCGAGCAAGCGCTTTGTGGTCAAGCATGGCGGTGACGTCATGGCCGATTTGCCGATCAAGGAGCTCGGCGACGAGGCGCCGCTCTATGACCGTCCGCATGTCCCCTCCGCCGCGCTGCCGGTCGTGCATGCGCGCGAGGTAGCGGCGCCGATGGGTCTCGGTGCTGCGCTCGAAAAGCTGATCGGCACGCCCGACATGTGCAGCAAGCGCTGGGTCTGGGAGCAGTACGATCACGTCATTCTCGGCAACACCATGCAGCGTCCCGGCGGCGATGCCGCCGTGGTGCGCGTGCAGGACGGCCCGAAGGGCTTGGCGCTGACCGTCGACGTGACGCCGCGCTACTGCGAGGCCGATCCTTATCAAGGCGGCATGCAGGCCGTGGCGGAAGCCTGGCGCAACATCACCGCCGTCGGCGGCAAGCCGCTTGCGATCACCGACAATCTCAATTTCGGCAATCCCGAGCGGCCCGAGATCATGGGCCAGTTCGTCGGCTGCCTGAAGGGCATCTCGGAAGCCTGCCGCACGCTCGACTTCCCGGTCGTGTCCGGCAACGTCTCGCTCTACAACGAGACCAATGGCCGCGCGATCCTGCCGACGCCCTCGATCGGCGGCGTCGGCTTGCTCGATGACTTCACCAAATCGGCCTCGCTCGCCTTCAAGGCCGAAGGCGAGGCGATTCTCCTGATCGGCGACACCCATGGCTGGCTCGGCCAGTCCGTTTACCTGCGCGACATCTGCGGTCGCGAGGAGGGCGCGCCGCCGCCGGTCGACCTCGCCGCCGAGAAGCGCAACGGCGACTGCGTGCGCGGCATGATCCATGCGGGCACTGCGACCGCCGTGCACGATCTCTCCGACGGCGGCCTGCTGATCGCGCTTGCCGAGATGGCGATGGCGAGCGGCATCGGCGCAAAACTGCTCGCGGCGCCGACTGCGCTGGTGCCTCAGGCCTATTGGTTCGGCGAGGATCAGGCGCGCTATCTCGTCACCGTGCCTGAAACCGAGGCCGGCCGCGTGCTCGCCAAGATGCGCGGCTGCGAGGTGCCCTGCGTGCGGATCGGCACCACCGGCGGCGACGCGATCGCGATCGCGGGCGAAGCGCCTGTAACGATCGAGGCGCTGCGGACCTCGTTCGAGCGCTGGCTGCCGGAGTATATGGGCGGCAAGGCGGCGTAA
- a CDS encoding DUF427 domain-containing protein, giving the protein MKLPGPDHPITITPNPRRVRVTAGGIVIAETTKALTLKEAKYPAVQYVPRQDANMALLERTDRVTHCPYKGDASYYSVKADGQTLDNAIWTYEAPFPAMTEISGHLAFYPDKVKIEEVG; this is encoded by the coding sequence ATGAAACTTCCAGGGCCCGACCACCCCATCACCATCACCCCGAATCCCCGGCGCGTCCGCGTCACGGCCGGCGGCATTGTGATCGCCGAGACCACCAAGGCGCTGACGCTGAAAGAGGCGAAATACCCGGCGGTTCAATATGTGCCGCGACAGGACGCCAACATGGCGTTGCTGGAGCGCACCGACCGCGTCACCCATTGCCCCTACAAGGGCGATGCCAGCTATTACAGCGTCAAGGCCGACGGCCAGACGCTGGACAACGCGATCTGGACCTATGAGGCGCCCTTCCCCGCGATGACCGAGATTTCCGGTCACCTCGCCTTCTATCCGGACAAGGTGAAGATCGAGGAAGTGGGGTAG
- a CDS encoding BolA/IbaG family iron-sulfur metabolism protein: MPMDAHDIEAMIKAAIPDAEVTIRDLAGDGDHYAATVISETFRGKSRVQQHQIVYQSLRGQMGGVLHALALQTGVPGA; encoded by the coding sequence ATGCCTATGGACGCCCACGATATCGAGGCGATGATCAAGGCGGCGATCCCCGATGCCGAAGTGACCATCCGTGACCTCGCCGGGGACGGCGATCACTATGCCGCGACCGTGATCTCGGAGACCTTCCGCGGCAAGTCCCGCGTCCAGCAGCACCAGATCGTCTATCAGTCCCTCCGCGGCCAGATGGGCGGCGTCCTGCATGCGCTGGCGCTGCAAACCGGTGTGCCGGGCGCTTGA
- a CDS encoding acyltransferase: protein MSHSATIGAEAHAAPRSKARNLSLDRARTFLTLVVLLHHAVIPYTYFGHTDPASWAGFDIVVLATDSFFMAMFFFLSGLFTWPGIARKAPSVFLSNRLLRLGLPFAIAAFTVIPLAYYAIALRHDPGLSFTAFWWKTITVGPWPSGPIWFVWVLLAFDLTASLLYRVSAHLVDPVNRVSLRGFEQPVVFWLLLVVITTIAYVPALLYFGGSTWFEFGPFSVQASRIPLYFAYFFIGVSVGAANFDRGILSADGQLPKQRWLWVLATLIPYCLMWVMIYIKREILGNPDPQPHWYQAIYGTFFVLFSGSILLAILAFFLDQKSPRPNLLDRMQADAYGIFLVHYPIALWIQYGLFDYSWPAIVKATIGFVLTVISSWGLTAALRKIPGASHVL, encoded by the coding sequence ATGTCACACTCAGCGACGATCGGCGCAGAGGCGCACGCGGCGCCGAGGAGCAAGGCGCGCAATTTGTCGCTGGATCGCGCCCGCACCTTCCTCACGCTGGTGGTGCTGCTGCACCACGCCGTCATTCCCTACACCTATTTCGGGCACACCGATCCGGCGTCCTGGGCCGGTTTCGACATCGTCGTGTTAGCCACCGACAGCTTCTTCATGGCGATGTTCTTCTTCCTGTCAGGACTGTTCACCTGGCCTGGCATCGCCCGCAAGGCGCCGTCCGTTTTTCTCAGCAATCGCCTGTTGCGGCTCGGGCTGCCGTTCGCGATCGCGGCGTTCACCGTCATCCCGCTCGCCTATTACGCAATCGCGCTGCGGCACGATCCCGGGCTGAGCTTTACGGCATTCTGGTGGAAGACGATCACGGTTGGTCCGTGGCCGAGCGGCCCGATCTGGTTCGTGTGGGTGCTGCTGGCGTTCGACCTGACCGCGAGCCTGCTCTACCGGGTCTCCGCGCATCTGGTCGATCCGGTCAATCGCGTCTCGCTGCGCGGATTCGAACAGCCGGTCGTATTCTGGCTGCTGCTCGTCGTCATCACCACAATCGCCTACGTGCCGGCGCTGCTCTATTTCGGCGGCAGCACTTGGTTCGAGTTCGGGCCGTTCTCGGTGCAGGCGAGCCGCATCCCGCTCTACTTCGCCTATTTCTTCATCGGCGTCAGCGTTGGAGCGGCGAACTTCGATCGCGGCATCCTCAGCGCCGACGGGCAACTGCCGAAACAGCGCTGGCTATGGGTGCTCGCCACGCTGATTCCTTACTGCCTGATGTGGGTCATGATCTACATCAAGCGCGAGATCCTCGGTAATCCCGACCCACAGCCGCACTGGTATCAGGCGATCTACGGCACGTTCTTCGTGCTGTTCTCCGGCTCGATCCTGCTCGCGATTCTCGCCTTCTTCCTGGACCAGAAGTCGCCGCGCCCGAACCTGCTCGACCGCATGCAAGCGGATGCCTACGGCATCTTCCTGGTGCACTACCCGATCGCGTTGTGGATCCAGTACGGGCTGTTCGATTACAGCTGGCCTGCGATCGTGAAAGCCACGATCGGCTTCGTGCTCACGGTGATCTCGAGCTGGGGGCTGACGGCGGCCTTACGGAAGATTCCGGGGGCGTCGCACGTGTTGTGA